One window from the genome of Musa acuminata AAA Group cultivar baxijiao chromosome BXJ1-4, Cavendish_Baxijiao_AAA, whole genome shotgun sequence encodes:
- the LOC135649285 gene encoding transcription factor VOZ1-like, which yields MGKNCKSGSHRLFKAKAKNRVDDLQGMFNDLQSARKESRIADIAVLEEQVHQMLREWRAELNEVSPACSLQGNVKESSDLFSETLRLLQLSEEEDDATSKPAELALRSTPKPEELDVSKPGVGYIQGRENAAFQDDYYVNQEISGHEFPQVYQYESNLPIGPHDVVLNCLEGTTYLDYQLYNLQQEMADHLYDNISVEHDGADVFPHMSDLLPTICPPPSAFLRPKCALWDCPRPAQGSEWCQDYCSSFHANLAVSEGPPGMTPVLRPGGIDLKDGPLFAALNARTEGKNVGIPVCEGAATAKSPWNAPELFDLSVLEGESLREWLFFDKPRRAFESGNRKQRSLPDYCGRGWHESRKQILKEYGGFKRSYYMDPQPLNNFEWHMYEYEINNCDAFALYRLEFKLVDPKKGAKAKLTSNPLADFQQQMVKLNSNKSMDNKKITKNKTKVNQDTVGNSYSTSVVANQQETTASVFHASEQVDSSNKNSACGPSHQYVYSIGSFNDDYIT from the exons ATGGgaaagaattgcaaatcagggtcGCACCGGCTGTTCAAAGCGAAGGCGAAGAACCGGGTGGACGACCTCCAGGGGATGTTCAATGATCTTCAGTCCGCCCGCAAAGAGAGCCGCATCGCCGACATAGCCGTCCTCGAGGAGCAGGTCCATCAGATGCTCCGCGAGTGGAGGGCCGAGCTCAACGAGGTCTCCCCGGCTTGCTCCTTGCAA GGGAACGTCAAGGAATCATCGGATCTGTTCTCAGAGACCCTACGGCTGTTGCAACTGAGCGAGGAGGAGGATGACGCCACGAGCAAGCCAGCTGAGCTGGCACTCAGGAGCACTCCAAAGCCTGAGGAGTTGGATGTGTCCAAACCTGGTGTGGGGTACATCCAAGGCAGAGAAAATGCTGCCTTTCAAGAT GATTATTATGTGAATCAGGAAATATCAGGGCATGAGTTCCCACAAGTTTACCAATATGAAAGCAACCTTCCTATTGGACCACATGATGTTGTATTGAATTGCTTGGAGGGGACAACTTATTTGGATTATCAGCTGTACAATTTGCAACAGGAAATGGCTGATCATCTGTATGACAACATTTCAGTAGAGCATGATGGGGCTGATGTTTTTCCACATATGTCAGACTTACTGCCAACTATATGTCCTCCGCCATCTGCATTTTTAAGACCAAAGTGTGCACTTTGGGACTGTCCACGTCCTGCTCAGGGGTCAGAATGGTGCCAAGATTACTGTAGCAGCTTTCATGCTAACCTAGCAGTAAGTGAAGGCCCTCCTGGTATGACACCAGTGCTGCGTCCCGGAGGTATTGATCTGAAGGATGGGCCACTTTTTGCTGCTCTTAATGCAAGGACAGAAGGAAAAAACGTTGGTATTCCAGTATGTGAAGGTGCTGCAACTGCAAAGTCTCCCTGGAACGCCCCAG AGTTGTTTGATCTTTCCGTTCTCGAAGGAGAATCACTTAGAGAATGGCTCTTCTTTGACAAGCCAAGGAGGGCATTTGAGAGTGGGAATCGGAAGCAAAGGTCATTGCCAGATTATTGTGGTCGTGGTTGGCATGAATCCAGGAAGCAGATTTTGAAAGAATATGGAGGTTTTAAAAGGTCCTATTACATGGATCCGCAACCTCTGAACAACTTCGAGTGGCATATGTATGAATATGAAATCAACAACTGTGATGCCTTTGCCTTGTACAGGCTAGAATTTAAgcttgttgatccaaagaaaggtgCCAAAGCAAAATTGACTAGCAATCCACTTGCTGATTTTCAACAGCAGATGGTAAAGCTCAACTCGAACAAGTCCATGGACAACAAGAAGATTACCAAGAACAAGACAAAAGTAAATCAGGATACTGTTGGAAATAGTTATTCAACTTCAGTAGTGGCAAATCAACAGGAAACTACAGCAAGTGTGTTTCATGCTTCTGAGCAGGTGGATTCGTCGAACAAGAATTCTGCTTGTGGGCCCAGTCACCAATATGTTTATTCAATTGGGAGcttcaatgatgattatataacgTAA
- the LOC135649292 gene encoding putative receptor protein kinase ZmPK1 — MGIKFISPLILLSLSFAFFHCSLATHPSTLERGSSLSVEQHEEDVLTSPDRAFSCGFRKVGTNAYCFSIWFTNSEEDAVVWTANRDAPVNGRGSRVSLRRDGKLALTDVDGSTVWDTNTSYAGVSTAELLDTGNLVLKDRDGHVLWQSFDSPTDTLVPWQPLTKGKRLVSPIAKGARRSGYYTLYFDNDNVLRLMYDGPEISSIYWPNPDSTLYQNGRSNYNSTRIAFLDEKGNFHSSDGFKALASDLGVGIRRRLTMDYDGNLRLYSLNESTGTWSITWEALSQICNVHGLCGRNGICEYYPGIRCSCPPGYEMSDPADWNSGCKPKFNLSCSNHTQQQLHFIELQETDYYGFDMSTYSTMISFEACRNACIQSCDCRAFGYRLAGNGLCFPKSSLFNGYKSPNFPGSIFLKVPISVVSSSSSNQSVVTCNSDGSTVTTSSSLRYGNNRSNTKWVYLYGFAASLGAAEFLFIFAGWWCIFRGRDTTKSVEEGYRMISRQFRRFTYRDLREATGKFKEELGRGSSGAVYRGVLDDKRVLAVKKLTDVMEGEEEFWAEVSVIGRINHMNLVRMWGFCSEGQHRLLVYEYVENQSLDKYLFGRADSGSSLGWNQRFKIALGTARGLAYLHHECLEWVIHCDVKPENILLDRDFEPKIADFGLAKLSKRDGPGFNISRMRGTTGYMAPEWALSFPITAKVDVYSYGVVLLEILKGSRVSDWVEADGTEKSLRSLVAELKEQLGGSDESWVRDVVDHRLRGQFNHEQATAMVKIAVSCLEEDRSRRLTMNEIVKLLIACGEKDADRI; from the coding sequence ATGGGAATCAAGTTCATCTCTCCTTTGATCCTTCTCTCCCTCAGCTTTGCCTTCTTCCACTGCTCTCTTGCAACACATCCTTCTACCTTGGAAAGAGGTTCTTCTCTCTCCGTAGAGCAGCACGAGGAGGACGTTCTTACCTCACCGGACCGCGCCTTCTCTTGTGGCTTCCGCAAGGTAGGCACCAACGCCTACTGCTTCTCCATCTGGTTCACCAACTCCGAGGAGGACGCCGTCGTCTGGACCGCGAACCGCGACGCCCCCGTGAATGGCCGCGGCTCCAGGGTTTCTCTGCGTCGAGACGGCAAACTAGCCCTCACCGACGTCGACGGATCCACTGTGTGGGACACCAACACCAGCTACGCCGGAGTTTCGACTGCCGAACTCCTCGACACCGGCAACCTTGTCTTGAAGGACCGCGATGGTCATGTCCTTTGGCAAAGCTTCGATTCACCTACCGACACTTTGGTTCCTTGGCAGCCTCTGACCAAAGGAAAGCGGCTTGTATCACCGATTGCCAAGGGCGCTCGCAGATCGGGCTATTATACCCTCTACTTCGACAACGATAACGTCCTCAGGCTCATGTATGATGGACCGGAGATCTCCAGCATCTACTGGCCAAACCCGGACAGCACTTTGTACCAAAACGGAAGATCAAACTATAACAGCACGAGAATCGCATTTCTCGATGAGAAAGGGAACTTCCACTCAAGCGACGGGTTCAAAGCCCTAGCCTCCGATTTAGGTGTTGGCATCAGAAGGCGGCTGACCATGGATTACGATGGTAACCTCAGACTCTACAGCTTGAATGAGTCGACCGGGACGTGGTCCATCACCTGGGAAGCTCTGTCGCAGATCTGCAACGTGCATGGGCTATGCGGTAGGAACGGGATTTGCGAGTATTATCCGGGCATCCGGTGTTCATGTCCTCCGGGCTACGAGATGAGCGATCCCGCCGATTGGAACAGTGGCTGCAAGCCAAAGTTCAACCTCAGTTGCAGCAACCACACTCAGCAGCAGCTCCACTTCATCGAGCTCCAGGAGACGGACTACTATGGATTCGACATGAGCACCTACTCCACAATGATCTCGTTTGAAGCCTGCCGAAACGCATGCATCCAGAGTTGCGACTGCCGGGCTTTTGGCTACCGACTGGCGGGCAATGGGTTGTGTTTCCCGAAGAGTTCGCTGTTCAATGGCTACAAGTCTCCGAATTTTCCAGGTAGTATCTTTCTCAAAGTGCCTATAAGCGTAGTGTCCTCCTCGAGCTCCAATCAATCTGTGGTCACCTGCAATTCCGATGGTTCCACTGTCACAACGAGCTCTTCGCTTAGGTACGGGAACAACAGAAGCAACACCAAGTGGGTCTACCTCTACGGATTTGCTGCATCACTGGGAGCAGCAGAGTTTCTCTTCATCTTCGCAGGCTGGTGGTGCATTTTCCGGGGCCGAGATACAACCAAGTCAGTGGAGGAAGGTTACCGGATGATAAGCCGTCAGTTCAGGAGGTTCACGTACCGCGACCTCCGGGAGGCGACCGGCAAATTCAAGGAGGAGCTCGGCAGGGGAAGCTCAGGTGCGGTATACAGGGGAGTATTGGATGACAAGAGGGTGTTGGCGGTGAAGAAGCTGACGGACGTGATGGAGGGAGAAGAAGAATTCTGGGCCGAGGTAAGCGTGATCGGAAGAATCAACCACATGAATCTGGTCAGGATGTGGGGGTTCTGCTCCGAAGGCCAGCACAGGCTGCTGGTGTACGAGTACGTGGAGAATCAATCGCTGGACAAGTACCTGTTCGGCCGCGCCGACAGCGGCAGCTCGCTGGGATGGAACCAAAGGTTCAAGATCGCACTGGGGACGGCCAGAGGCCTCGCGTACCTCCACCATGAATGCTTGGAGTGGGTCATCCACTGCGACGTGAAGCCCGAAAACATCCTCCTGGACCGTGACTTCGAACCCAAGATCGCCGATTTCGGCCTGGCCAAGCTGTCGAAGCGGGACGGCCCGGGCTTCAACATCTCGCGGATGCGAGGAACGACGGGGTATATGGCGCCCGAATGGGCGCTGAGCTTTCCGATCACCGCCAAGGTCGACGTGTACAGCTACGGCGTCGTGCTTCTGGAGATACTGAAGGGGAGCCGGGTTTCGGACTGGGTGGAAGCGGACGGAACAGAGAAGAGCCTGAGGTCGCTGGTGGCCGAGCTGAAGGAGCAACTGGGCGGCAGCGACGAGTCATGGGTGAGAGATGTAGTGGATCACAGGTTGCGTGGGCAGTTCAATCATGAGCAGGCGACGGCCATGGTGAAGATTGCAGTGTCCTGCTTGGAGGAAGACCGCAGCAGAAGGTTGACCATGAATGAAATCGTCAAATTGCTGATAGCTTGTGGGGAGAAAGATGCTGATCGTATTTAA
- the LOC103981488 gene encoding uncharacterized protein LOC103981488 isoform X2 — translation MMHSLYPFALVNDIQECRMGRSLVSAYEKEDCSKYSVTSSVEKCMKKYADTLLQSLEAISGRLSQMEIHFHKLEQSLCELRGDFIQDQSDKDLNFKSLEKHLQEVHRSVQIMRDKQELAETHKELAKLQMVQKESVEKKEEVVARSVSEPKKLDDKPDVANQQLALALPRPATSPPILPDGTSQSIQPYKELPMQHQPPISYNIQLDQIIMSQAARYYHHHQTLPHSQPVQARPQLQDGPVQAPPRQPLIANQNRPPSFSQYQQQLPSQPAQHLAQQVAQPQQPASQTQPSYPPYPPQPVPATFPDSSVPTQVPQPNVTAIRPEVLPFGDGRTGSLGSQPHLHNMQQPMLSPVSQSSFGSQLSKGSYMGGSTTHPPPPYNLQGYNAASSYPPNNNFPVARNQQIPPSNSAALPYDSRLTRNHSYGEMIEKAVGMGYDRNQIIGAVQRMVESGQPMDFHSLLDRLNGQAAAAPARAW, via the exons ATGATGCACTCATTGTATCCTTTCGCACTTGTAAAT GATATCCAAGAATGCAGAATGGGGAGATCATTGGTCAGTGCTTATGAGAAAGAAGATTGTTCCAAGTATAGTGTAACATCTTCTGTCGAGAAATGCATGAAAAAATATGCTGATACTCTACTTCAATCGCTTGAGGCTATAAGTGGCCGTTTGTCACAGATGGAGATACATTTCCACAAACTTGAACAATCACTTTGTGAACTACGAGGTGATTTCATTCAGGATCAGAGTGACAAGGATCTGAACTTCAAGTCTCTTGAGAAACATCTCCAAGAA GTCCACAGGTCTGTTCAAATTATGAGAGACAAGCAAGAGCTCGCTGAAACTCACAAGGAACTGGCCAAGCTTCAAATGGTGCAGAAAGAATCTgtagaaaagaaggaagaagttGTTGCACGATCTGTTTCGGAGCCCAAAAAGCTGGACGATAAGCCAGACGTTGCAAACCAGCAGCTGGCCCTTGCCCTACCTCGACCTGCTACTTCGCCACCGATACTTCCGGATGGAACTTCTCAGTCAATCCAACCGTACAAAGAACTTCCTATGCAGCATCAGCCGCCTATCTCTTATAATATCCAACTGGATCAAATCATAATGAGTCAAGCAGCAAGatactatcatcatcatcaaactttGCCACATAGCCAACCTGTGCAGGCAAGACCTCAGCTTCAGGATGGCCCAGTCCAGGCACCACCACGGCAACCGCTGATAGCCAACCAGAATCGACCTCCATCATTTTCTCAGTACCAGCAGCAATTGCCTTCACAGCCTGCCCAGCACTTGGCGCAACAGGTGGCCCAGCCTCAACAACCCGCTTCACAGACCCAACCATCATATCCTCCATACCCACCTCAACCTGTTCCTGCAACATTTCCTGACAGCAGCGTGCCTACGCAGgtcccacaacctaatgtgacagCGATCCGCCCTGAAGTTTTGCCATTCGGTGATGGACGAACAGGAAGCTTAGGATCACAGCCACACCTACACAATATGCAGCAACCGATGCTGTCTCCAGTCAGCCAGAGCTCTTTTGGATCACAGCTCAGCAAGGGTAGTTACATGGGAGGTAGCACGACGCATCCGCCTCCACCTTACAATCTACAGGGTTACAATGCTGCCTCTAGTTATCCACCAAACAACAACTTTCCAGTTGCCAGGAACCAGCAAATACCTCCGAGCAATAGTGCAGCTCTCCCCTATGACTCGAGACTGACGCGCAATCACTCCTACGGAGAGATGATTGAGAAAGCTGTTGGTATGGGATATGATAGGAATCAGATCATCGGTGCTGTTCAGAGGATGGTCGAGAGCGGTCAGCCTATGGATTTTCATTCGCTGCTCGATAGATTGAATGGACAAGCCGCTGCAGCACCTGCACGAGCATGGTGA
- the LOC103981488 gene encoding uncharacterized protein LOC103981488 isoform X1, translating into MASGESSGRAAASDSNSFDFGSDDVLCPYGDYAAQDPSIGKRSNLPGTDIQECRMGRSLVSAYEKEDCSKYSVTSSVEKCMKKYADTLLQSLEAISGRLSQMEIHFHKLEQSLCELRGDFIQDQSDKDLNFKSLEKHLQEVHRSVQIMRDKQELAETHKELAKLQMVQKESVEKKEEVVARSVSEPKKLDDKPDVANQQLALALPRPATSPPILPDGTSQSIQPYKELPMQHQPPISYNIQLDQIIMSQAARYYHHHQTLPHSQPVQARPQLQDGPVQAPPRQPLIANQNRPPSFSQYQQQLPSQPAQHLAQQVAQPQQPASQTQPSYPPYPPQPVPATFPDSSVPTQVPQPNVTAIRPEVLPFGDGRTGSLGSQPHLHNMQQPMLSPVSQSSFGSQLSKGSYMGGSTTHPPPPYNLQGYNAASSYPPNNNFPVARNQQIPPSNSAALPYDSRLTRNHSYGEMIEKAVGMGYDRNQIIGAVQRMVESGQPMDFHSLLDRLNGQAAAAPARAW; encoded by the exons ATGGCGTCGGGTGAATCCTCCGGCCGGGCCGCCGCTTCGGACTCCAACTCGTTCGATTTCGGATCCGATGATGTTCTCTGCCCCTACGGTGACTATGCCGCCCAGGACCCCTCGATCGGGAAGCGATCGAACCTTCCCGGGACG GATATCCAAGAATGCAGAATGGGGAGATCATTGGTCAGTGCTTATGAGAAAGAAGATTGTTCCAAGTATAGTGTAACATCTTCTGTCGAGAAATGCATGAAAAAATATGCTGATACTCTACTTCAATCGCTTGAGGCTATAAGTGGCCGTTTGTCACAGATGGAGATACATTTCCACAAACTTGAACAATCACTTTGTGAACTACGAGGTGATTTCATTCAGGATCAGAGTGACAAGGATCTGAACTTCAAGTCTCTTGAGAAACATCTCCAAGAA GTCCACAGGTCTGTTCAAATTATGAGAGACAAGCAAGAGCTCGCTGAAACTCACAAGGAACTGGCCAAGCTTCAAATGGTGCAGAAAGAATCTgtagaaaagaaggaagaagttGTTGCACGATCTGTTTCGGAGCCCAAAAAGCTGGACGATAAGCCAGACGTTGCAAACCAGCAGCTGGCCCTTGCCCTACCTCGACCTGCTACTTCGCCACCGATACTTCCGGATGGAACTTCTCAGTCAATCCAACCGTACAAAGAACTTCCTATGCAGCATCAGCCGCCTATCTCTTATAATATCCAACTGGATCAAATCATAATGAGTCAAGCAGCAAGatactatcatcatcatcaaactttGCCACATAGCCAACCTGTGCAGGCAAGACCTCAGCTTCAGGATGGCCCAGTCCAGGCACCACCACGGCAACCGCTGATAGCCAACCAGAATCGACCTCCATCATTTTCTCAGTACCAGCAGCAATTGCCTTCACAGCCTGCCCAGCACTTGGCGCAACAGGTGGCCCAGCCTCAACAACCCGCTTCACAGACCCAACCATCATATCCTCCATACCCACCTCAACCTGTTCCTGCAACATTTCCTGACAGCAGCGTGCCTACGCAGgtcccacaacctaatgtgacagCGATCCGCCCTGAAGTTTTGCCATTCGGTGATGGACGAACAGGAAGCTTAGGATCACAGCCACACCTACACAATATGCAGCAACCGATGCTGTCTCCAGTCAGCCAGAGCTCTTTTGGATCACAGCTCAGCAAGGGTAGTTACATGGGAGGTAGCACGACGCATCCGCCTCCACCTTACAATCTACAGGGTTACAATGCTGCCTCTAGTTATCCACCAAACAACAACTTTCCAGTTGCCAGGAACCAGCAAATACCTCCGAGCAATAGTGCAGCTCTCCCCTATGACTCGAGACTGACGCGCAATCACTCCTACGGAGAGATGATTGAGAAAGCTGTTGGTATGGGATATGATAGGAATCAGATCATCGGTGCTGTTCAGAGGATGGTCGAGAGCGGTCAGCCTATGGATTTTCATTCGCTGCTCGATAGATTGAATGGACAAGCCGCTGCAGCACCTGCACGAGCATGGTGA